In the Brassica napus cultivar Da-Ae chromosome A7, Da-Ae, whole genome shotgun sequence genome, one interval contains:
- the LOC106423896 gene encoding membrane-anchored ubiquitin-fold protein 5 isoform X2 codes for MLCHFFILCLYTFFVSFLFSLFVIYIYGSPLVARSCNCTSCSDSLILKMGDEGWIELKFRLADGTDIGPSKYSQFTTVASLKENIIAQWPKDKENGPKMINEIKLINGGKILENNTTISEARSIQICEHPGMVTTVHVVLPPPIIGRRDEKLQNEPPVKNSCVCCIL; via the exons ATGTTATgccatttttttatattgtgtttatataccttctttgtttcttttcttttttcacttttcgttatttatatatatggttcTCCATTAGTTGCTAGAAGTTGTAATTGCACCTCTTGCTCGGACAGCCTGATCCTCAAGATGGGAGATGAAGGTTGGATAGAACTTAAGTTCAGACTCGCAGATGGCACCGACATCGGACCGAGCAAATACAGTCAGTTCACGACTGTTGCGTCTCTCAAGGAGAATATCATTGCTCAATGGCCTAAGG ACAAAGAAAATGGCCCAAAGATGATAAATGAGATCAAGCTCATCAATGGTGGCAAAATACTGGAGAACAACACAACAATTTCTGAAGCCAGGTCAATACAGATTTGTGAACATCCTGGAATGGTAACTACGGTGCATGTTGTTCTTCCTCCTCCTATAATAGGCCGAAGAGACG AGAAACTGCAGAATGAACCTCCAGTGAAGAACAGTTGTGTATGCTGCATTTTGTAA
- the BNAA07G33780D gene encoding uncharacterized protein BNAA07G33780D isoform X1, with the protein MERSSKCAVCYSSFRASICVACVNRSLHECKTVLDSLKSRREVSYSRLSSLLVAKEREMIQQCWMDLHNEKLDKLRDKLELQVEKLQKSKSTFRRLSSNLKERYGVIESTNVALEKSRVRQLENHFSDTIGNHYLVYIELTSERLYKQALVMKQICKLFPLSKVTVEGHNKYGSSGQYDQICNAILPQGLNPLSVPPKELAASLGYMVQLLNLVVHKLAVPALHNLGFGGSCSRIWQRESYWKSHPSSPSDEYPLFVPSHDYFSVEGKSSWTGRDTTNFGVTSLKSDGSVEEDYHDLDVVNLSSASPHSVETFRNVQRGIAHLKQSVAHLTVYGYSSLSMEVPSGASTFETFAKLLNTLSSIKEVQSALSHGLSSSSKQRHEPNKSVWNLNSSSSSTMLNSSHIQPTSWNNKSYYNVPNRDPSSIDEWNLVEYPHFSHQAMKFNFPNKY; encoded by the exons ATGGAGAGATCTAGTAAATGCGCTGTTTGCTACTCTTCGTTTCGTGCTTCGATTTGCGTAGCGTGTGTTAATCGCAGCTTACACGAATGCAAAACTGTGTTGGACTCGTTGAAGAGCCGTCGAGAGGTTTCGTACTCGAGACTGAGTAGCTTGCTCGTCGCTAAG GAGAGAGAAATGATTCAGCAGTGTTGGATGGATCTTCACAACGAGAAGCTTGATAAGCTGCGGGACAAGCTTGAGCTACAAGTGGAGAAGCTACAGAAAA GCAAAAGCACGTTTCGGAGACTATCTAGCAATCTGAAAGAGAGATATGGCGTTATTGAATCGACTAATGTTGCT TTGGAGAAGAGCCGTGTTCGCCAACTGGAGAATCACTTTTCAGATACTATTGGCAATCACTACTTAGTATAT ATCGAGCTTACTTCAGAACGCCTTTATAAACAGGCTTTGGTTATGAAACAGATATGCAAGTTATTCCCTCTATCAAAA GTGACGGTAGAGGGCCATAACAAGTATGGGAGTAGTGGACAGTATGATCAAATCTGCAATGCTATCCTACCACAAGGTCTCAACCCACTCTCTGTTCCGCCAAAAGAGCTCGCAGCCTCTTTAGG GTACATGGTGCAGCTTCTGAATCTTGTTGTCCATAAGCTCGCAGTGCCTGCACTCCATAACTTGGGTTTTGGG GGTTCTTGTTCAAGAATATGGCAACGAGAGTCGTATTGGAAATCTCACCCGTCTTCTCCAAG cGACGAGTATCCTCTCTTTGTACCATCCCATGATTACTTCTCCGTTGAAGGGAAAAGTTCCTGGACGGGTAGAGATACAACCAATTTTGGTGTCACTTCACTGAAATCAGATGGAAGTGTAGAAGAAGATTACCATGACCTCGACGTGGTCAACCTCTCCTCTGCATCTCCACATTCTGTCGAAACGTTCAGAAATGTGCAGAGAGGGATTGCACATCTCAAGCAAAGCGTGGCTCACTTAACTGTGTACGGCTACAGTTCCCTGTCTATGGAAGTTCCTTCCGGAGCCTCGACTTTTGAAACATTCGCAAAGTTGCTGAACACATTGTCTTCAATCAAGGAAGTTCAATCTGCTCTTTCTCATGGTTTGTCAAG TTCCAGCAAACAAAGACACGAGCCGAACAAATCAGTGTGGAATCTGAACTCCTCAAGCTCCAGCACCATGCTGAACAGCTCTCATATTCAGCCTACGTCG TGGAACAACAAAAGCTATTATAATGTTCCAAATCGAGATCCCAGCTCTATTGACGAGTGGAATTTGGTGGAGTATCCTCATTTTTCACATCAAGCTATGAAGTTCAATTTTCCCAACAAGTATTGA
- the LOC106423896 gene encoding membrane-anchored ubiquitin-fold protein 5 isoform X1, whose amino-acid sequence MLCHFFILCLYTFFVSFLFSLFVIYIYGSPLVARSCNCTSCSDSLILKMGDEGWIELKFRLADGTDIGPSKYSQFTTVASLKENIIAQWPKDKENGPKMINEIKLINGGKILENNTTISEARSIQICEHPGMVTTVHVVLPPPIIGRRDEKLQNEPPVKNSCVCCILWSSMF is encoded by the exons ATGTTATgccatttttttatattgtgtttatataccttctttgtttcttttcttttttcacttttcgttatttatatatatggttcTCCATTAGTTGCTAGAAGTTGTAATTGCACCTCTTGCTCGGACAGCCTGATCCTCAAGATGGGAGATGAAGGTTGGATAGAACTTAAGTTCAGACTCGCAGATGGCACCGACATCGGACCGAGCAAATACAGTCAGTTCACGACTGTTGCGTCTCTCAAGGAGAATATCATTGCTCAATGGCCTAAGG ACAAAGAAAATGGCCCAAAGATGATAAATGAGATCAAGCTCATCAATGGTGGCAAAATACTGGAGAACAACACAACAATTTCTGAAGCCAGGTCAATACAGATTTGTGAACATCCTGGAATGGTAACTACGGTGCATGTTGTTCTTCCTCCTCCTATAATAGGCCGAAGAGACG AGAAACTGCAGAATGAACCTCCAGTGAAGAACAGTTGTGTATGCTGCATTTT ATGGAGTTCTATGTTCTAA
- the BNAA07G33780D gene encoding uncharacterized protein BNAA07G33780D isoform X2 yields MERSSKCAVCYSSFRASICVACVNRSLHECKTVLDSLKSRREVSYSRLSSLLVAKEREMIQQCWMDLHNEKLDKLRDKLELQVEKLQKSKSTFRRLSSNLKERYGVIESTNVALEKSRVRQLENHFSDTIGNHYLVYIELTSERLYKQALVMKQICKLFPLSKVTVEGHNKYGSSGQYDQICNAILPQGLNPLSVPPKELAASLGYMVQLLNLVVHKLAVPALHNLGFGGSCSRIWQRESYWKSHPSSPSDEYPLFVPSHDYFSVEGKSSWTGRDTTNFGVTSLKSDGSVEEDYHDLDVVNLSSASPHSVETFRNVQRGIAHLKQSVAHLTVYGYSSLSMEVPSGASTFETFAKLLNTLSSIKEVQSALSHGLSSKQRHEPNKSVWNLNSSSSSTMLNSSHIQPTSWNNKSYYNVPNRDPSSIDEWNLVEYPHFSHQAMKFNFPNKY; encoded by the exons ATGGAGAGATCTAGTAAATGCGCTGTTTGCTACTCTTCGTTTCGTGCTTCGATTTGCGTAGCGTGTGTTAATCGCAGCTTACACGAATGCAAAACTGTGTTGGACTCGTTGAAGAGCCGTCGAGAGGTTTCGTACTCGAGACTGAGTAGCTTGCTCGTCGCTAAG GAGAGAGAAATGATTCAGCAGTGTTGGATGGATCTTCACAACGAGAAGCTTGATAAGCTGCGGGACAAGCTTGAGCTACAAGTGGAGAAGCTACAGAAAA GCAAAAGCACGTTTCGGAGACTATCTAGCAATCTGAAAGAGAGATATGGCGTTATTGAATCGACTAATGTTGCT TTGGAGAAGAGCCGTGTTCGCCAACTGGAGAATCACTTTTCAGATACTATTGGCAATCACTACTTAGTATAT ATCGAGCTTACTTCAGAACGCCTTTATAAACAGGCTTTGGTTATGAAACAGATATGCAAGTTATTCCCTCTATCAAAA GTGACGGTAGAGGGCCATAACAAGTATGGGAGTAGTGGACAGTATGATCAAATCTGCAATGCTATCCTACCACAAGGTCTCAACCCACTCTCTGTTCCGCCAAAAGAGCTCGCAGCCTCTTTAGG GTACATGGTGCAGCTTCTGAATCTTGTTGTCCATAAGCTCGCAGTGCCTGCACTCCATAACTTGGGTTTTGGG GGTTCTTGTTCAAGAATATGGCAACGAGAGTCGTATTGGAAATCTCACCCGTCTTCTCCAAG cGACGAGTATCCTCTCTTTGTACCATCCCATGATTACTTCTCCGTTGAAGGGAAAAGTTCCTGGACGGGTAGAGATACAACCAATTTTGGTGTCACTTCACTGAAATCAGATGGAAGTGTAGAAGAAGATTACCATGACCTCGACGTGGTCAACCTCTCCTCTGCATCTCCACATTCTGTCGAAACGTTCAGAAATGTGCAGAGAGGGATTGCACATCTCAAGCAAAGCGTGGCTCACTTAACTGTGTACGGCTACAGTTCCCTGTCTATGGAAGTTCCTTCCGGAGCCTCGACTTTTGAAACATTCGCAAAGTTGCTGAACACATTGTCTTCAATCAAGGAAGTTCAATCTGCTCTTTCTCATGGTTTGTCAAG CAAACAAAGACACGAGCCGAACAAATCAGTGTGGAATCTGAACTCCTCAAGCTCCAGCACCATGCTGAACAGCTCTCATATTCAGCCTACGTCG TGGAACAACAAAAGCTATTATAATGTTCCAAATCGAGATCCCAGCTCTATTGACGAGTGGAATTTGGTGGAGTATCCTCATTTTTCACATCAAGCTATGAAGTTCAATTTTCCCAACAAGTATTGA